The Christiangramia flava JLT2011 genome has a segment encoding these proteins:
- a CDS encoding pectinesterase family protein produces the protein MMKQLQFLALLLFLGIWQGHSQNLPDVWDFGATQLDASSYDNQLDVDAINAWYDSSIAPGTTGINLPDFVAGDLTWTGGGNDRLRTSNTALTRYDENISDYEDFKGRIYINSSGATGRFFSLELQEDDEVTLWATTQNGTGQLHFEYAADPEMQNDVIPVTKELTELNFVAKTAGTYRIYDDTDKPSYFRIIRKAAEYSAVSGSVDLTGASGIPDGYSLNFTNEAGKTWSASVSGGTYSLNLLIGEQYQLSLEGAEGYSITSATSLEVTESSTSFDVTIQKDGGASSSGLADVWDFGATQLDASEYNNQLDVDAINAWYDSSIAPGTTGINLPDFVAGDLTWTGGGNDRLRTSNTALTRYDENISDYEDFKGRIYINSSGATGRFFSLELQEDDEVTLWATTQNGTGQLHFEYAADPEMQNDVIPVTKELTELIFVAKAAGTYRIYDDTDKPSYFRIIRKAAEYSAVSGSVDLTAASGIPDGYSLNFTNEAGKTWSASVSGGTYSLNLPIGEQYQLSLEGAEGYSITSATSLEITESSTSFDVTIQKDGGASSSGLADVWDFGATQLDASEYNNQLDVDAINAWYDSSIAPGTTGINLPDFAAGDLTWTGGGNDRLRTSNTALTRYDENISDYEDFKGRIYINSSGATGRFFSLELEEDDEVTFWALSQNGNGKLHFEYAADPEMQNDVIAVGAEITEVHVVAKAAGTYRIYDDTDKPSYFRFIRKAASYVTLTGAVDLAGATGIPADYQIVFTNEAGKSWSWTADGENYSVQLPAGYTYELSLENANGYIISNGSSLEVNAGTTSYDIAIQKVELYEVSGAITGLGDALSELASLDFVPDPEANSIYVPEPMVDLDAGTYSVQLEANMAYTIEGEGVNDYFIPENTVEITANTSRDIEFEKKPLQDVSIVANGLTDAQKSDLVLTFTNLNEPDYTYTFSDINTIALRDGVYEISLSGLDQYPLQLAPTSNLVLDGVAVFKSLDFEQVMNWSFDDMDITTDTEYYKGLMFTGNIKNEKAKGHLAAGSGGTISVPMQPGQKMVVTYYYAADFSIDGGDAITTSSGSTSQLETTTYEYPGTEAGTAVITINATSYITNIEIIDVVAYAAEITVGEDKDYQTINGALDAISRMDRPNSERVTVLIDPGNYEEMLVINQDNVTLKNAALIPSIELTNQGVDIASNAVRVTSYYGYGYNYYSQGTDNKWNADILAVNKANGSQPYNNVSGTTNASYWNATVVVSADGFIAEDLIIENSFNQYISKKESEDVLVLVSGNKGERPTDYGNTSVQDRSFVERAAAIGIASGSDKVILDKCRIVGRQDSFYGGSDTRVVVYKGAMMGAVDYIFGGMTAVFYKTDLVMNTSDVSSDAAYLTAAQQSEGRGFLMYECNIISTEPGVNTASTYGAKPGFFGRPWQANTSEVVFFQTTIDTSSYPGFEGKSLIDPEGWRSTLGGESEKMYEYGTIELSGVDHSADRVAWATVLETPVLKDDTEITTFNFTKGNDGWDPLPQMESTDDTDHDGILDVDDNCVSTPNPDQADMDGDGIGDVCDDSDGDGLVDAEDSCPNSPEGAIVDVFGCEVFDLAADNYTITVHDVSCNGNSDAYISITAMDTNYTYNVAVSGDGNGSATLSEANAFSANVENLSAGNYEVCITVDSNDTYEQCFRVSIDGPTPISAYSSVDYGANTVTFNLTGSSNYTIEHNGKISTTQQSQVTLDLQKGRNSIRIHTDSDCQGEIFKEVLLSEEVVLFPNPTRGDLKVYINGEDSRIDLKLMDINGNVKISRKMDVPEDRVIDLDLTDYRNGVYFLMLNSETVSKSLKIIKS, from the coding sequence ATGATGAAACAATTACAATTTCTGGCCCTTCTGCTCTTTTTGGGAATTTGGCAGGGTCATTCACAAAATTTACCAGATGTCTGGGATTTCGGCGCCACCCAGCTCGATGCCTCATCCTACGATAACCAGCTGGATGTTGATGCCATCAACGCCTGGTACGATTCTTCGATTGCCCCTGGAACAACAGGTATAAATTTACCCGATTTTGTGGCTGGCGACCTTACCTGGACCGGCGGCGGAAATGATCGTCTAAGAACTTCCAATACGGCCCTGACCCGCTACGATGAGAATATTTCAGATTATGAAGATTTCAAAGGAAGGATCTACATCAACTCTTCCGGAGCCACCGGAAGGTTCTTCAGCCTGGAGCTGCAGGAAGATGATGAGGTGACACTTTGGGCGACCACCCAGAACGGAACCGGCCAACTGCATTTTGAATATGCTGCTGATCCTGAGATGCAAAATGACGTGATTCCCGTAACCAAGGAGCTTACCGAATTGAATTTCGTGGCCAAAACCGCCGGAACGTACCGTATTTATGACGATACCGATAAGCCAAGTTATTTCCGGATCATTCGAAAAGCTGCGGAATATTCGGCAGTTTCGGGTAGTGTGGACCTCACGGGCGCTTCAGGAATTCCTGATGGATATAGTCTGAATTTCACCAACGAAGCCGGAAAAACCTGGTCTGCCAGCGTTTCCGGAGGAACCTATAGCCTGAATTTGCTAATTGGCGAGCAGTACCAGCTTTCATTGGAAGGAGCCGAAGGATACAGTATTACCAGTGCGACCAGCCTGGAAGTCACTGAAAGTTCGACCAGTTTCGACGTGACTATTCAGAAGGACGGTGGAGCTTCTTCCAGCGGACTTGCCGACGTTTGGGATTTTGGAGCCACACAATTAGACGCTTCAGAATATAATAACCAGCTGGATGTTGATGCCATCAACGCCTGGTATGATTCTTCAATTGCCCCTGGAACAACAGGTATAAATTTACCCGATTTTGTGGCTGGCGACCTTACCTGGACCGGCGGCGGAAATGATCGTCTAAGAACTTCCAACACGGCCCTGACCCGCTACGATGAGAATATTTCAGATTATGAAGATTTCAAAGGAAGGATCTACATCAACTCTTCCGGAGCCACCGGAAGGTTCTTCAGCCTGGAGCTGCAGGAAGATGATGAGGTGACCCTTTGGGCAACCACCCAGAACGGAACCGGCCAGCTGCATTTTGAATATGCTGCTGATCCTGAGATGCAAAATGATGTAATTCCCGTAACCAAGGAGCTTACCGAATTGATTTTCGTGGCCAAAGCCGCCGGGACATACCGTATTTATGATGATACCGATAAGCCAAGTTATTTCCGGATCATTCGAAAAGCTGCGGAATATTCGGCAGTTTCGGGTAGTGTGGACCTCACGGCCGCTTCAGGAATTCCTGATGGATATAGTCTGAATTTCACCAACGAAGCCGGAAAAACTTGGTCTGCCAGCGTTTCCGGGGGAACCTATAGTTTGAATTTGCCAATTGGCGAGCAGTACCAGCTTTCTTTGGAAGGAGCCGAAGGTTACAGTATTACCAGTGCGACCAGCCTGGAAATTACGGAAAGTTCGACCAGTTTCGACGTGACTATTCAGAAGGACGGCGGAGCTTCTTCCAGCGGACTTGCCGACGTTTGGGATTTTGGAGCCACACAATTAGACGCTTCAGAATATAATAACCAGCTGGATGTTGATGCCATCAATGCCTGGTATGATTCTTCGATTGCCCCTGGAACAACAGGTATAAATTTACCCGATTTTGCGGCTGGCGACCTTACCTGGACCGGCGGCGGAAATGATCGTCTAAGAACTTCGAATACGGCCCTGACCCGCTACGATGAGAATATTTCAGATTATGAAGATTTCAAAGGAAGGATCTACATCAACTCTTCCGGAGCCACCGGAAGGTTCTTTAGCCTGGAATTGGAGGAAGATGATGAAGTTACTTTTTGGGCTTTAAGCCAGAATGGGAATGGAAAACTGCATTTTGAATATGCAGCTGATCCTGAGATGCAGAATGATGTGATTGCGGTGGGTGCCGAGATCACCGAAGTACATGTGGTGGCCAAAGCCGCCGGAACATACCGGATCTATGACGATACCGATAAACCGAGTTATTTCAGGTTTATCAGGAAAGCCGCCAGTTATGTGACCCTTACCGGCGCGGTTGACCTTGCGGGGGCAACAGGAATTCCAGCCGATTACCAGATCGTTTTCACCAATGAAGCTGGCAAAAGCTGGAGCTGGACCGCTGATGGGGAGAACTATTCGGTGCAATTACCGGCAGGATATACCTATGAACTTTCCCTGGAAAATGCTAACGGCTACATTATTTCCAATGGCAGCAGCCTGGAAGTGAATGCAGGCACCACCAGTTACGATATTGCTATTCAGAAAGTGGAATTATACGAAGTTAGCGGGGCGATCACCGGTCTTGGTGATGCTTTAAGTGAACTTGCAAGTCTGGATTTCGTTCCAGATCCTGAAGCTAACAGTATTTATGTTCCCGAGCCCATGGTTGATCTGGATGCAGGCACCTATTCGGTACAACTGGAGGCAAATATGGCCTATACCATTGAAGGGGAAGGGGTGAATGACTACTTTATTCCTGAAAACACCGTGGAAATTACTGCTAATACCAGCAGGGATATCGAATTTGAGAAAAAACCCTTACAGGATGTCAGCATTGTGGCCAATGGTTTAACTGATGCTCAAAAAAGCGATCTGGTACTCACTTTTACCAATTTGAATGAACCGGATTATACTTATACATTTTCTGATATTAACACGATCGCTCTAAGAGACGGTGTGTATGAGATAAGCCTGAGCGGCCTGGATCAATACCCGCTTCAATTGGCACCGACTTCCAATTTGGTATTAGACGGAGTAGCGGTTTTCAAAAGCCTGGATTTTGAGCAGGTGATGAACTGGAGCTTTGATGATATGGATATCACTACAGATACCGAATATTATAAAGGACTGATGTTTACCGGAAATATCAAAAATGAGAAAGCTAAGGGCCATCTGGCTGCCGGTAGCGGAGGAACCATCAGTGTGCCGATGCAGCCCGGACAGAAAATGGTTGTGACTTATTATTATGCGGCAGATTTTTCCATAGACGGTGGTGATGCGATCACGACCAGCAGCGGAAGTACCTCTCAGCTGGAAACCACCACTTACGAATATCCTGGAACTGAAGCAGGAACAGCGGTGATCACGATCAACGCTACTTCTTACATCACCAATATCGAGATTATTGATGTGGTGGCTTATGCTGCGGAAATTACCGTGGGTGAAGACAAAGATTACCAAACGATCAACGGGGCGCTGGACGCGATTTCCCGTATGGATCGGCCAAATTCGGAACGTGTAACAGTACTGATCGATCCAGGTAACTATGAAGAAATGCTGGTGATTAACCAGGATAACGTAACGCTGAAAAATGCTGCGCTAATTCCAAGTATCGAGCTCACCAACCAGGGAGTAGACATTGCTTCGAATGCGGTTCGGGTGACTTCCTATTATGGTTACGGTTACAATTACTACAGCCAGGGAACCGATAATAAGTGGAATGCCGATATTTTGGCGGTAAACAAGGCCAACGGAAGTCAGCCATACAATAACGTTTCCGGAACGACCAACGCTTCCTACTGGAACGCAACCGTGGTGGTTTCGGCAGATGGTTTTATTGCCGAAGATTTGATAATTGAAAACTCTTTCAACCAGTATATTTCTAAAAAGGAATCGGAAGACGTTCTCGTACTGGTTAGCGGAAATAAAGGTGAACGCCCAACAGATTATGGCAACACCAGCGTACAGGACAGAAGTTTTGTGGAACGAGCAGCGGCCATTGGTATCGCAAGCGGTTCAGACAAAGTGATCCTGGATAAGTGCCGAATCGTGGGAAGACAGGATTCTTTCTATGGAGGATCTGATACTCGAGTGGTGGTGTACAAAGGAGCCATGATGGGTGCGGTAGATTATATTTTCGGCGGAATGACGGCCGTATTTTATAAAACTGATCTGGTAATGAATACCAGCGACGTGAGTAGCGATGCGGCATATCTTACGGCTGCTCAGCAAAGTGAAGGCCGCGGATTCCTGATGTATGAGTGTAATATCATCTCTACGGAACCCGGGGTGAATACCGCTTCCACTTACGGCGCCAAGCCAGGCTTCTTCGGAAGACCATGGCAGGCCAATACCAGTGAAGTAGTGTTCTTCCAGACGACCATCGACACTTCTTCCTATCCTGGATTTGAAGGTAAATCACTTATTGATCCGGAAGGCTGGAGAAGTACTTTGGGAGGAGAAAGTGAAAAGATGTATGAGTATGGAACCATCGAACTTTCTGGAGTAGATCATTCCGCAGATCGTGTGGCTTGGGCTACCGTACTGGAAACTCCGGTGCTGAAAGATGATACCGAGATCACGACGTTCAACTTTACCAAAGGAAACGACGGCTGGGACCCCCTGCCACAAATGGAATCGACAGATGATACCGACCATGACGGAATTCTGGACGTAGATGATAACTGCGTTTCCACACCGAACCCAGACCAGGCCGATATGGACGGCGACGGAATAGGTGATGTATGCGATGATAGTGACGGCGATGGGCTGGTAGATGCAGAAGACAGCTGTCCTAATTCTCCGGAAGGAGCCATCGTGGACGTTTTTGGATGCGAGGTTTTTGACCTTGCGGCTGATAATTATACCATTACCGTGCACGATGTGAGCTGTAACGGAAATAGTGACGCTTACATCAGCATTACAGCGATGGATACCAATTATACTTATAACGTAGCGGTAAGCGGTGACGGAAACGGTTCCGCAACACTTTCTGAAGCCAATGCTTTTTCAGCTAATGTGGAAAATCTTTCAGCTGGAAATTATGAAGTATGCATCACGGTAGATTCGAACGACACTTATGAGCAGTGCTTCCGTGTAAGTATTGACGGTCCAACGCCAATTTCGGCCTATTCTTCCGTAGATTATGGGGCAAATACCGTAACCTTTAACCTTACGGGCTCCAGCAATTATACCATTGAACACAACGGCAAGATCAGTACCACGCAACAATCGCAGGTAACGCTGGATCTTCAGAAAGGCCGAAACAGTATTCGAATTCATACAGACTCTGATTGCCAGGGTGAGATTTTCAAGGAAGTATTGCTTTCAGAAGAAGTGGTGCTGTTCCCGAACCCTACCCGTGGTGACCTCAAGGTTTACATAAACGGCGAAGACAGCAGGATTGACCTGAAACTGATGGACATCAACGGGAATGTGAAAATTTCCAGGAAAATGGATGTTCCGGAAGATCGGGTGATCGATTTAGATCTTACAGATTACCGAAATGGTGTCTATTTCCTGATGCTGAACTCAGAAACGGTTAGTAAATCACTTAAAATTATAAAATCATGA
- a CDS encoding right-handed parallel beta-helix repeat-containing protein — translation MKNLINRLPFKAVVIFVVSLLVASCSKSDDSEMMVVEAPGQADLVLPQNNTECEVGDVVANMAEVAFEWTEATNAERYDLTVTNLVTQEVTLRPNLMDTQLVVRLERGYPYSWNITAKNAGEETTVSDSYKFYVAGEAGSNNVPFPAILVSPESGATINPVDGKVTLEWDSEMTDSDGDALTFTVFADTVDGNQEPDDAWTGLTETSLEINVESGEVYYWHVETSDGKNVAISNTYSFKAGENTSSIDGKIVTTVQELLDAIEAAVPGENIYVRGGDYSFSNTIEIKKSGTAGNMISLLAHPADDTRPKFDFSAMSESSSNRGMELEGSYWHIMGIDVFKAGDNGMLITGSNNLVEFCTFSECADTGLQLGSGAASNTILNCDSYFNADSSLENADGFASKLDVGSGNKFVGCRAWQNLDDGWDGYLRGADNVTTTYENCWAIMNGYLKDGSLGAGDGNGFKTGGSDNKDLKHNAIYLQCIAFGNKTDGFDHNSNRGEVTIYNSAAYDNGRNYGFSNTNPLELLTIKNSVALGETGSINATTLDVTNNSWMDGIVTSHEDFESIDYSELLAPRQEDGSLPDVDFFHLKADSDLIDKGVDVGLPYNGAAPDLGPFEY, via the coding sequence ATGAAAAATTTGATCAATAGACTTCCTTTTAAAGCCGTCGTGATTTTTGTGGTGAGCCTTTTAGTGGCTTCCTGCTCGAAAAGTGATGATTCAGAAATGATGGTGGTCGAAGCACCGGGCCAGGCAGACCTGGTGCTGCCTCAGAACAACACTGAATGTGAAGTGGGGGACGTGGTCGCCAATATGGCCGAAGTGGCTTTTGAATGGACAGAAGCGACCAATGCCGAGCGTTATGACCTGACGGTGACTAACCTGGTAACACAGGAAGTCACCCTGCGTCCCAATTTGATGGATACGCAACTGGTCGTGAGACTGGAAAGAGGATATCCGTATTCCTGGAATATTACCGCCAAGAATGCCGGTGAAGAAACCACGGTGTCTGATTCCTATAAATTTTATGTAGCTGGGGAAGCAGGCAGTAATAATGTGCCTTTTCCGGCGATTCTGGTCTCTCCGGAATCTGGAGCAACGATCAATCCGGTAGACGGAAAAGTGACTTTGGAATGGGATTCAGAAATGACCGATTCTGATGGTGATGCACTTACGTTTACAGTTTTTGCTGATACGGTAGATGGAAACCAGGAACCTGACGATGCCTGGACGGGCTTGACCGAAACATCCCTGGAGATCAACGTAGAATCTGGTGAAGTTTACTACTGGCATGTGGAAACCAGCGATGGCAAAAACGTGGCGATCAGCAATACCTATTCATTTAAAGCAGGAGAAAACACCTCTTCGATAGACGGGAAGATCGTGACCACTGTCCAGGAACTGCTCGACGCAATCGAAGCAGCCGTTCCGGGGGAAAATATCTATGTGAGAGGCGGTGATTACAGTTTCAGCAACACTATAGAGATCAAAAAGAGCGGTACTGCCGGTAATATGATTTCCCTGCTGGCGCACCCGGCAGATGATACCAGGCCGAAATTTGATTTTTCAGCAATGTCTGAAAGTTCTTCCAACAGAGGGATGGAACTGGAAGGCAGTTACTGGCATATCATGGGAATTGACGTGTTCAAGGCGGGTGATAACGGGATGTTGATCACAGGAAGTAACAACCTCGTGGAATTCTGTACTTTTTCGGAATGTGCTGATACCGGGTTGCAACTGGGAAGTGGCGCTGCCAGTAATACCATCCTGAATTGTGATTCGTATTTCAATGCCGATTCCTCCCTGGAAAATGCCGACGGGTTTGCGAGTAAGCTGGACGTTGGTTCCGGGAACAAGTTCGTGGGCTGCCGAGCCTGGCAGAACCTGGACGATGGCTGGGACGGCTATTTGAGAGGAGCGGATAATGTCACCACAACTTATGAGAACTGCTGGGCCATCATGAATGGTTACCTGAAAGACGGAAGTCTAGGTGCCGGAGACGGCAATGGTTTCAAGACCGGCGGAAGTGATAACAAAGACCTGAAGCATAATGCCATTTATCTGCAATGTATCGCTTTTGGTAACAAGACCGATGGGTTTGATCATAACAGCAATCGTGGGGAGGTGACCATTTACAACAGCGCCGCCTATGATAACGGCAGGAATTATGGTTTCAGCAATACCAACCCGTTGGAGTTGCTCACTATCAAGAATAGTGTGGCTTTGGGTGAAACCGGAAGCATCAACGCAACCACTCTGGATGTGACCAATAATAGCTGGATGGATGGTATTGTGACCAGCCACGAAGATTTTGAAAGTATTGATTATTCTGAATTGCTGGCGCCACGACAGGAAGACGGAAGCCTTCCCGATGTTGATTTCTTTCATTTGAAGGCCGATAGTGACTTGATCGATAAAGGCGTAGACGTTGGTTTACCATACAATGGAGCAGCTCCAGATCTTGGACCATTTGAATATTAG
- a CDS encoding SDR family oxidoreductase: MTEMKTKVAVVTGGNGVLGGAIAMGFAKKGMHVGILGRNEQTVNKRVEEIRQMGGSASPMVADVLDEQALERVREELEAEYGPVSVLVNAAGGNVKGATITPEQTIFDLDMADFNKVTQLNFKGSVLPTLVFGKSMVKHDRGSIINISSMTAQKPITRVMGYSAAKASVDHFTKWLATEINSKFGENIRVNAIAPGFFVGEQNRDLLLNGDGSLTSRGQAILEHTPMKRFGKPEELQGVANWLAGDESSFVTGIVVPVDGGFSAFGGL, translated from the coding sequence ATGACAGAAATGAAGACAAAAGTAGCCGTGGTCACCGGTGGAAATGGTGTGCTCGGGGGAGCGATCGCCATGGGATTTGCCAAAAAAGGCATGCATGTGGGGATTCTCGGCAGGAATGAACAAACAGTCAATAAAAGAGTAGAGGAAATTCGGCAAATGGGAGGGAGTGCTTCTCCTATGGTTGCTGATGTTCTCGATGAGCAGGCGCTGGAACGCGTCAGGGAAGAACTGGAAGCGGAATATGGTCCTGTAAGCGTGCTGGTCAATGCGGCTGGCGGAAATGTCAAAGGTGCAACGATCACTCCGGAACAAACTATTTTTGATCTTGATATGGCCGATTTCAATAAGGTCACACAGCTAAACTTCAAAGGCAGTGTCTTACCAACACTCGTTTTCGGTAAATCGATGGTTAAGCATGACAGGGGCAGTATCATCAATATTTCGTCCATGACTGCCCAGAAACCAATTACGCGTGTGATGGGATATTCCGCAGCAAAAGCTTCCGTAGATCATTTTACGAAATGGCTGGCTACGGAAATCAATTCCAAATTTGGAGAAAATATCAGGGTGAATGCCATTGCTCCCGGCTTTTTTGTGGGAGAGCAAAATCGCGATCTGCTGCTGAATGGCGATGGAAGCCTCACCAGCAGGGGGCAGGCGATACTGGAACATACTCCCATGAAAAGATTCGGAAAACCCGAGGAATTACAGGGAGTGGCCAATTGGCTGGCGGGGGACGAGTCTTCTTTTGTAACAGGAATTGTAGTTCCGGTAGACGGTGGCTTTTCCGCTTTTGGGGGCTTATAA